In Mesorhizobium sp. M9A.F.Ca.ET.002.03.1.2, the DNA window GCTGCGCCAGCCGGGCGAGCGGCGCACCGAGCGCGTCCAGTCCCTGGAAGCCGAGCGACAAGGGCGCTGCAACAAGGCCGCACAGGATCGCGGCGATGACGAAGCGCCGGCCGGAACGTCCGCTCTTCGCCAGCCAGGCGATGGCAAAGGCGCCACCGACGCCGAGAAAGAGGCCGACATAGAGAAAGACCTTGCCGATCCAGATCGCCGACCGCAGACCCCGGTCGACAGCTTCGGAGACGGCCGGCGCAGCACTCGGCGCGCCGATGGAAAACAGCACCGAGCCGCCGACCGGATGGCCATCGGCGGAAATCACCCGCCAGCTCAGCACATGCGTGCCGGATCCGAGCGTTTGCGGATTGTCGATTTCGACCGTCTGGTCGCTGAGCCGAAAGGAGATCAGCGAAACCGATGTCCCGTCGGGCTGCACCAGCGTCAGCGTCAGCGGCGACACCGGCTCGCTGAAGGTCAGCGAAAAGCGCGCCGGGCTCTGTCCCACCACCACGCCATCGGCCGGATCGGCTGTGACCAGCGCCGCATGGGCGAAGGCTCGGTTTGGCGCGGCAATGGCGGCAAGCAGCACGATCGCAGCCAGCAGTCCGATAGCAAGCTGGCCGGTTGTGCAGACCGTTCGCAGGATGGATGCCGCGCTCATGTCACCGCCACAGAAACAGCGGCGCGCGCTCTTTCGAACAAAGCGCGCCGCAAAGGTCACTCCTGCGGTGCAAGCTTGAGGCCGGGCGCCGGATATTCCAGCGCATCCTCGTCCTGGCCGGCCGCCGGAATCTCGATCCAGCGTTCGGCGGCGCCGTCACATTCCTGCACCACCGGGAAATAGAGCGCTTGGCCGGCCAGCAGATCCGCCGTCAGTGTCCCGCGGAAGACGAACTCGTCGTAGAACTCGTCCGGCAGGCTGCCGCCGCTCCAATCCACTTCCTTGACGCCTGATGTCACCGCTTGACCATGGAGCTGGTAGGATTTCTCGTATTTGCCTTTCTTGACCTGCAGCGTCCAGCCCGGCTTCGGCATTGGCTTCACCGAAATCACCCCTTCCGGGATCTGCACGCGGACAGTGGTCGTCGCCTTGCCGTCGCAGCCATGCGGCACGCGCAGGACCGCCTTGTAGGTCGAACCGACCGCCGCCTCCTGCGTTTCGAACGTGACGTGGGCGAAGCCAACGCTTGTCCCTAAGGCGAATAACGCACCGGCCGACAAAAGATACCTGTTCATGATGATCCCTCAATTTCGATGTGCGGATCTGGACGGGTCAGTTGGCGTGATCGTCCATGCCGCCCATCTCGCCCATCCCTTCCACCGCGAAGTCGACGGTGACGGTGCCTGCCTTCTCGAAGGTCAGCGTGGCGGAGAACTCTTCGCCTTGCTTCGGTTGCCGTTTCAGCCCGACGAACATCAGATGATAACCGCCGGGCGCCAGCGCGACCTTGCCGCCGGCCGGAATTTCAAGGCCACCGGTGACCGGCCGCATGGTCATGACGCCATCGCTCACGCCCATCTCATGCAGTTCGGCCTTGGCCGAAATGTCGCAGGAGATCGACAGCAGCCGGTCCGGCGAACTGCCGGTATTGGTGACGGTGAAATAGCCGCCGGCCACTTTGGCGCCGGGCGGCGTTGCGCGCGACCAGGGATGTCCGATCTCGAGATCGCCGACCTTGAACTCATGCGCGAAGACGGCTTGGGCGCTGACGAACAGGAGGGCGAGGACGAACACCGTGATGCCCAGACGCTCCTCGAAGTGGCGCAGGAAGAGGCTGTTGCGGCCGAACCGCGCGCGGAAAGAGTGAGACATGATAGCTCCAGGAACTGAGAGATCGCGCCGTTGGCCGGTCGCGAACAGTTTCGATTGTGGATGGACGCGCCCGCGAAAGGTCTCCGCAAGGCGGACTGGAACGGATCAGGCCGTCGCCGGCGGCGCGCGCGGATTCGACGGAGAGCGGTCGCGAGTGAAATCGAGGTGTCGGAACGCCGGGAGCACAAAGGCGACGGTTTCGACGGAAAAATTGCCGGATACCGTGCCGGCAACGGGCGGCGGTGCATAAGCAGCCGAGGCCACGCCGCAGCCGAGCACGCAGCAAGTCGGCATGTGCTGCTCGTGCGGATCACCGCCGGGAAGCTGAGCCACACCCTCATGGGTGCAGATGACATTGCCGAAGGCGTCGAGTTGCGAAGCATTCGGCCCGGTGCCGAAAACGAGTGCACCGACTACCGACTGGAGCACGAGCAAATAGGCCGCGACCAGCGCGGCCGGCATGCTCCATCGTCTCCGCCGGATGTTCAAAGACCTGCCTCTTCACGCAGCAACGACCCGATATCTAGCACGGGCTCAGCTGGCGGAAAATCGCCAAATCACTGCTGCGGCAACGCGGCGCGATCGGGGATGGAGGTCAACAGCGTATGGCGCGCCGACTTCAGATGCTTGCGGCAGGCGGCGTCGACCTTGCCGAGATCGCGCGATTTGAGCGCCGCGATATAGGCCAGGTGTTCCGCCACCGCCACTTCGTTGCGTTCGCGCTCCTGCGCCTTGTTCCACTGGTAGTGGTAGTGGAAGATCATGGCGATGACGTCGTAGAAATCGACGATGAAGCGGTTGTGCGACGCGCGGTGGATCAGCCGGTGAAAGCGCTCGTCGAGCTCGGAAAACTCGTTGAAGCGCGTGGCGATCTCGCGCGCCAGCAAGTGATGCTCCTCTTCCAGGAGGTCGAGGTCGGCCCAGACCGGGCTGTCTTGCGGCAAGGCGGCGAAGGCGGCGGCCGAGCGCAGTTCGAATATCTCGCGGATTTCGGTCAGCTCCAGCGCAAAGGCGCGGGTAAAACCTTTCAGTACCCAGTGGCTGTTGCGGCGTTTCTCGATCAGCCCGAAGCGGGAAAAGCGGATCAGGAACTCGCGCACGCTGGTGGTGCCGACGCCGATCTCGCGCGCCAGCTCGAGCTCGTTGATCTGCATGCCGGGCTCGGCGCCGCCGGCAAGCAGCCGCCGCATGAAGGAGCGCTCGATGATCTGCGACAGCGTGTCGGTCTCTTCCTCGGGGAAGAAATCATTCGGCCGCGGCGCGCGCAAAACCGTCTTGCTGCGCTTGTTCCAGGCGATCAGCCCCGTCTCTTCCATGCGCGCAAGAATGCTACGGATAGTCGTGCGGCTGACGCCGAGCAGCGCGCCGAGTTCCGG includes these proteins:
- a CDS encoding YcnI family protein, translating into MNRYLLSAGALFALGTSVGFAHVTFETQEAAVGSTYKAVLRVPHGCDGKATTTVRVQIPEGVISVKPMPKPGWTLQVKKGKYEKSYQLHGQAVTSGVKEVDWSGGSLPDEFYDEFVFRGTLTADLLAGQALYFPVVQECDGAAERWIEIPAAGQDEDALEYPAPGLKLAPQE
- a CDS encoding copper chaperone PCu(A)C codes for the protein MSHSFRARFGRNSLFLRHFEERLGITVFVLALLFVSAQAVFAHEFKVGDLEIGHPWSRATPPGAKVAGGYFTVTNTGSSPDRLLSISCDISAKAELHEMGVSDGVMTMRPVTGGLEIPAGGKVALAPGGYHLMFVGLKRQPKQGEEFSATLTFEKAGTVTVDFAVEGMGEMGGMDDHAN
- a CDS encoding DUF2946 family protein, with amino-acid sequence MPAALVAAYLLVLQSVVGALVFGTGPNASQLDAFGNVICTHEGVAQLPGGDPHEQHMPTCCVLGCGVASAAYAPPPVAGTVSGNFSVETVAFVLPAFRHLDFTRDRSPSNPRAPPATA
- a CDS encoding GntR family transcriptional regulator → MSKSNNVYKDAYNRGLQLLDETKSLPSEPELGALLGVSRTTIRSILARMEETGLIAWNKRSKTVLRAPRPNDFFPEEETDTLSQIIERSFMRRLLAGGAEPGMQINELELAREIGVGTTSVREFLIRFSRFGLIEKRRNSHWVLKGFTRAFALELTEIREIFELRSAAAFAALPQDSPVWADLDLLEEEHHLLAREIATRFNEFSELDERFHRLIHRASHNRFIVDFYDVIAMIFHYHYQWNKAQERERNEVAVAEHLAYIAALKSRDLGKVDAACRKHLKSARHTLLTSIPDRAALPQQ